One genomic region from Mycobacterium basiliense encodes:
- a CDS encoding FAD-binding oxidoreductase, translating into MSVTTATDELRTRLGGEIILPDDPRYDEARALHNAMIDKRPAMIVRCGSAADVAGALQFARTSNLTVAIRGGGHNGPGFGTVERGLVIDLSPMNRIEVDPDRRTARVGGGATWGQVDAATDAHGLATPAGIISTTGVGGLTLGGGHGYLSRKHGLTIDNLLEVEVVLADGRVVTASEAEHTDLFWALRGGGGNFGVATAFTFRLHPVHTVIGGPTAWPSAATADILGWFRDFIPAQDEDLYGFFAAMTVPPVAPFPEAFHLHKACAVVWCYTGDPARAEEAFAPVRQMKPAFDGLHEAPYPVLNSAFDALYPKGLQWYWRGDFFRTVDDAAVQAHARFTEELPTMHSTMHLYPIDGAVHRVGQTDSAWAYRDVNFSQVIAGVDPDPANAAALKQWTVDYWDATHPYSAGGAYVNFMMEEGQERVRATYGANYRRLTEVKAEYDPDNVFHINQNILPAESR; encoded by the coding sequence ATGAGTGTGACAACGGCAACCGACGAACTTCGGACCCGGCTGGGCGGGGAGATAATCCTGCCCGACGACCCGCGCTACGACGAGGCAAGGGCGCTGCACAACGCCATGATCGACAAGCGGCCAGCGATGATCGTGCGTTGTGGATCCGCCGCCGACGTTGCCGGCGCTTTGCAGTTCGCGCGCACGTCGAACCTCACGGTCGCCATCCGCGGGGGCGGCCACAACGGACCGGGTTTCGGCACTGTCGAAAGGGGCCTCGTTATCGACTTGTCGCCGATGAATCGGATCGAGGTGGATCCCGACCGGCGCACGGCTCGGGTCGGGGGCGGCGCGACCTGGGGCCAGGTGGACGCCGCGACGGACGCGCATGGTTTGGCGACGCCGGCCGGCATCATCTCGACCACCGGCGTCGGGGGGCTCACCCTCGGTGGCGGGCATGGCTATCTGTCCCGCAAGCACGGCCTGACCATCGACAACCTGTTGGAGGTCGAGGTGGTGCTGGCCGACGGTCGGGTGGTGACGGCGTCGGAGGCCGAGCACACCGATCTGTTCTGGGCGTTGCGGGGCGGCGGCGGGAATTTCGGCGTGGCTACCGCCTTTACCTTCCGCCTGCATCCGGTGCACACGGTGATCGGCGGTCCCACGGCGTGGCCGTCGGCGGCCACAGCCGACATCCTTGGGTGGTTCCGGGACTTCATCCCCGCCCAAGACGAGGATCTCTACGGGTTCTTCGCGGCCATGACCGTGCCGCCGGTCGCACCCTTCCCCGAGGCCTTTCACTTGCACAAGGCTTGCGCCGTGGTCTGGTGCTACACCGGAGATCCGGCACGGGCCGAGGAGGCGTTCGCGCCGGTCCGGCAGATGAAGCCGGCGTTCGATGGCCTCCATGAGGCCCCCTATCCGGTGCTGAATTCCGCGTTCGATGCCTTGTATCCCAAGGGATTGCAGTGGTATTGGCGTGGCGATTTCTTCCGCACCGTCGACGACGCCGCGGTGCAGGCCCACGCCCGGTTCACTGAGGAACTACCGACCATGCATTCCACCATGCACCTGTATCCGATCGACGGCGCGGTCCATCGTGTCGGGCAGACCGACAGCGCGTGGGCGTATCGGGACGTCAACTTCTCCCAGGTCATCGCCGGAGTCGATCCGGACCCTGCCAATGCGGCGGCATTGAAGCAGTGGACGGTGGACTATTGGGACGCCACACATCCGTACTCGGCGGGCGGAGCCTACGTCAACTTCATGATGGAGGAAGGCCAAGAACGCGTCCGCGCAACCTACGGTGCAAATTATCGCCGACTCACCGAGGTCAAGGCGGAATACGATCCGGACAACGTGTTCCACATCAACCAGAACATCTTGCCGGCCGAATCGCGCTGA